A genomic segment from Nitratiruptor sp. YY08-10 encodes:
- the pstB gene encoding phosphate ABC transporter ATP-binding protein PstB — protein sequence MAVLCEVKEPKEIEIKNFSFYYKGSDKPALKNITLPVAKNRVTALIGPSGCGKSTLLRSLNRIHDLYPGNRYEGEVLFEGKNILDKRVDLIALRVKIGMIFQKPTPFPMSIFDNIAYGLRLQGIKNKTELKDRVEEALKGAALWDEVKDRLKDDANALSGGQQQRLCIARAVAVKPKVLLFDEPTSALDPISTQAIEELVIELKDQMTIVIVTHNMQQAARISDYTAFMYMGELVELGITEDFFINPKMKLSEEYITGKFG from the coding sequence ATGGCAGTATTGTGTGAAGTGAAAGAACCAAAAGAGATAGAAATTAAAAATTTTAGTTTCTATTACAAAGGCAGTGACAAACCGGCACTCAAAAACATCACTCTTCCTGTTGCGAAAAACAGAGTAACAGCACTGATAGGTCCCAGCGGTTGCGGAAAATCGACTCTGCTCAGGAGTCTTAACCGCATTCATGACCTTTATCCCGGTAATCGATATGAAGGGGAGGTTCTTTTTGAAGGCAAAAATATTTTAGATAAAAGAGTTGATCTTATCGCTCTTCGAGTGAAAATCGGAATGATTTTCCAAAAGCCGACCCCTTTTCCTATGAGCATTTTTGATAATATCGCTTATGGACTGAGGCTCCAAGGGATTAAAAACAAAACAGAGCTCAAAGACCGCGTAGAAGAGGCTTTAAAGGGTGCGGCTTTGTGGGATGAGGTGAAAGATAGGCTCAAGGATGATGCCAATGCCCTCTCAGGAGGTCAGCAGCAGCGTCTTTGTATTGCACGAGCAGTGGCTGTCAAGCCAAAAGTGTTGCTGTTTGATGAGCCTACCAGCGCTCTCGATCCAATCAGTACTCAAGCGATCGAAGAGTTAGTGATTGAGCTAAAAGATCAGATGACCATCGTTATCGTAACGCACAATATGCAACAAGCCGCGCGGATCAGTGATTATACTGCGTTTATGTATATGGGTGAACTTGTCGAACTTGGTATTACGGAAGATTTTTTTATCAATCCAAAAATGAAACTCTCCGAAGAGTATATCACTGGAAAGTTTGGATGA
- a CDS encoding DUF58 domain-containing protein: protein MKRLIIKAKKAVYAHQHGIFSASLGEGFDFVELIEYDYLSDAKKIDWMAYAKTGQAYMKLYQEEHMRNITIIPLMSGTLYFGFFRLKWEMLLESLALIGFSALASKDNLSLISEKSHILKISNEYELENAITSIAHTPIIGKTFSYNLDELFYRLTQKHLIILVGDFLDPFSLKLLPTKHEVVAIAFASRAKHFFKETIVKDTQSLNERSVKLTPKSIDNYSKKIDTLQQEHLIQLKKAGCDTLTIYEDEDIFTKLQLFFGSR from the coding sequence ATGAAACGGCTCATCATAAAAGCAAAAAAGGCAGTTTATGCCCACCAGCACGGAATCTTTAGTGCCAGCTTGGGAGAGGGCTTTGATTTTGTAGAGCTGATTGAATATGACTATCTTAGTGATGCAAAAAAGATCGACTGGATGGCCTATGCAAAGACTGGGCAAGCCTATATGAAGCTCTATCAAGAGGAGCATATGCGAAATATCACTATCATTCCCTTAATGAGTGGGACGCTCTATTTTGGATTTTTTAGACTCAAATGGGAGATGCTGCTTGAGTCGTTGGCGCTCATTGGATTTTCTGCACTAGCTTCAAAAGACAATCTAAGTCTTATTAGTGAAAAATCGCATATTTTGAAAATATCAAATGAATATGAGTTAGAAAATGCGATTACTTCAATTGCCCATACACCAATTATTGGCAAAACTTTCTCCTATAATCTCGATGAGCTCTTTTATAGACTGACTCAAAAGCATCTCATTATTTTAGTTGGTGACTTTTTGGATCCTTTTTCTTTAAAACTACTTCCTACAAAACATGAAGTTGTCGCTATTGCCTTTGCAAGCAGAGCAAAGCACTTTTTTAAAGAGACCATTGTAAAAGATACCCAAAGCCTAAATGAGAGAAGCGTAAAACTCACTCCAAAAAGCATCGATAACTACTCAAAAAAAATAGATACACTTCAACAAGAGCATTTGATACAACTTAAAAAAGCTGGATGTGATACACTCACAATTTACGAAGATGAAGATATTTTTACCAAACTGCAACTCTTTTTTGGGAGCCGATAA
- a CDS encoding MoxR family ATPase: MIFQSIKAEIQKVIVGQEEMIDAIILALLCEGHVLLEGLPGLAKTTTIKTLAQTLGIDSKRVQFTPDLLPSDITGAQIFNPKTGDFTIKHGPIFTNLLLADEINRAPAKVQSALLEAMQERQVTIAEESFALPFPFVVMATQNPIEQEGTYRLPEAQLDRFMFKIELGYNTPNEELEILERFEKKKEVQIQNVLSKEELKQAKEQVESIHIEKALKNYIVQIVQATRDHPDTMYGSSPRGSIDLLKASKAVAYKYGRDYVTPKDILDIVKPTLRHRVILNYEARAEGKNADMILESIMKEVPIP, encoded by the coding sequence ATGATTTTTCAATCGATAAAAGCTGAAATTCAAAAAGTAATCGTTGGTCAAGAGGAGATGATAGATGCCATCATTTTGGCACTTCTTTGTGAAGGACATGTACTGCTTGAGGGACTTCCGGGACTTGCGAAAACAACAACCATCAAAACATTGGCTCAGACACTTGGCATCGACTCCAAAAGAGTACAATTTACTCCAGACCTTTTGCCTAGCGACATCACAGGCGCTCAAATCTTCAATCCAAAAACGGGAGATTTTACGATAAAACATGGTCCAATTTTCACCAATCTGCTTTTGGCAGATGAGATCAACAGAGCACCGGCCAAAGTGCAGTCAGCTTTGCTTGAAGCGATGCAAGAAAGACAGGTTACTATTGCAGAAGAGAGCTTTGCTCTTCCTTTTCCGTTTGTCGTAATGGCGACACAAAACCCGATAGAGCAAGAGGGAACATACCGGTTGCCTGAAGCGCAACTGGATCGATTTATGTTTAAAATTGAGCTTGGATATAACACTCCAAATGAAGAGCTGGAAATTTTGGAGCGCTTTGAAAAGAAAAAAGAGGTGCAAATCCAAAACGTTTTGTCGAAAGAGGAGCTAAAGCAGGCAAAAGAGCAGGTGGAATCGATCCATATCGAAAAGGCTTTGAAAAACTATATCGTGCAAATCGTTCAGGCAACCAGAGACCATCCGGATACCATGTATGGAAGCAGTCCAAGGGGAAGTATCGATCTGCTCAAAGCCTCTAAAGCCGTGGCATACAAATATGGACGAGACTACGTTACACCAAAAGATATTTTAGATATTGTAAAACCGACTCTTCGCCATAGAGTCATTTTAAATTATGAAGCAAGAGCGGAAGGCAAAAACGCAGATATGATACTTGAATCTATCATGAAAGAAGTGCCTATTCCATGA
- a CDS encoding BatD family protein, translated as MKNILGSLFFCIALFANEYSVIFDKHEAFVKEPIHLKLTYFAKNKETIIWVKFAPKATKDFKVVLLKKKTLTTGYENEFLIFPLKEGNLKLPIELTVKRASKQEIQTDILGTGYEQTKIIEGKITSYPIEPLKIFVKKTPKADLYGDFTLHLQLDKTRAKAYEPVYAILTITGTGFDQIPSLHLKTNPKIKILQDKPIQKVEFAPDGAHIRYKISYALITKSSFEIEPLKLKMFDYHTLQTLATPKYQIDVKTVPIQPDKTDNPPKIEPVFHTFEKTFVYIFIFLSGLLSGILLFILLKRVYQKQFEILLAKDEKELLQILAPLPGFEKEKELLNEAISTNKKISLVQIKKKILKELT; from the coding sequence ATGAAAAACATCCTTGGTAGTCTATTTTTTTGTATCGCCCTTTTTGCTAACGAATACAGTGTTATTTTCGATAAACATGAAGCATTTGTAAAAGAGCCTATTCATCTCAAGCTTACCTACTTTGCAAAAAACAAAGAGACGATAATTTGGGTTAAATTTGCTCCAAAAGCAACAAAAGATTTTAAAGTGGTGCTTTTAAAAAAGAAGACCCTAACAACTGGTTATGAAAATGAGTTTCTAATTTTCCCATTAAAAGAAGGCAATCTCAAACTACCGATAGAGCTTACAGTCAAAAGAGCCTCAAAACAAGAGATCCAAACAGATATTTTAGGCACCGGGTATGAGCAAACCAAAATCATCGAAGGTAAAATCACCTCATATCCAATTGAGCCCCTAAAAATTTTTGTCAAAAAGACACCAAAAGCCGATCTCTATGGTGATTTTACGTTGCATTTGCAACTTGATAAAACAAGAGCCAAAGCGTACGAGCCAGTCTATGCAATATTGACAATTACCGGAACCGGTTTTGATCAAATTCCCTCACTCCATTTAAAAACCAATCCAAAAATAAAGATTTTGCAAGATAAACCTATCCAGAAAGTGGAGTTCGCACCAGATGGTGCTCATATCAGATATAAAATCTCCTACGCTCTCATAACCAAAAGTAGTTTTGAAATTGAGCCTTTAAAGCTAAAAATGTTTGATTATCACACGTTGCAAACCCTTGCAACGCCAAAATATCAAATCGACGTTAAAACAGTTCCCATCCAGCCAGACAAAACCGACAACCCGCCAAAAATTGAACCTGTTTTTCATACCTTTGAAAAAACTTTCGTCTATATTTTTATTTTTCTAAGCGGGCTTTTAAGCGGCATACTGCTTTTTATCCTTCTCAAAAGAGTCTATCAAAAACAGTTTGAAATTCTTTTAGCCAAAGATGAAAAAGAGCTTTTGCAGATTTTAGCACCACTTCCGGGCTTTGAAAAGGAAAAAGAGCTTTTAAATGAAGCAATTAGCACAAATAAAAAAATATCCTTAGTACAAATCAAGAAAAAAATCCTAAAGGAACTAACATGA
- a CDS encoding VWA domain-containing protein — protein sequence MSFEAGYWLILIIPTLLLFWIIKEKKDSIPLPKELIIEQSSNKIKLLPLVLILLFIALARPMQLTPKTSTTSLQPLFIALDMSASMRAKDLKPNRLIFAKKAIKELIQKANSKIALIVFTSNPLIIAPPTSDKAILLQALNSIDPKNIMTKSTNIQKLLNFVSKFQGNIDLVLFSDGGEEKILHKPKNIRLHFVQIATKEGALIPTNEGYLKHNGKLVVTRLNQAINQYADFIYPYDKYLDVLENIEAKITKTQTMDKIELFFIPLFIATILLLYIYTTLFEKIRSFIPFMIILAFPLHASLLDEWKLQKGYKAYYNKEYKKSLKYFQNLPYLEARYAQAMALMKLGKYKEAINILQSIKTKDIALKAKIYKNLGVCYEKIRKYDEALQYYVLAAQYKPNSDLIKKIEVLALKKRPKKLLLPFSKKKIVKKEHGKKDKGKSAGSSNLQTAALASSSRGGKKTKQKSQSITQKGSSMPLGSRLYDLINKGYIHEKHPW from the coding sequence ATGAGCTTTGAAGCAGGATATTGGCTCATTCTTATCATTCCGACTTTACTTCTTTTTTGGATTATCAAAGAAAAAAAAGATAGCATCCCTTTACCAAAAGAGCTTATTATAGAGCAAAGTTCCAATAAAATAAAACTACTTCCTCTAGTTCTCATCTTGCTTTTTATCGCTTTGGCTAGACCCATGCAGCTCACACCAAAAACCTCCACCACATCCTTGCAGCCTCTTTTTATAGCTTTGGATATGTCGGCAAGCATGAGGGCAAAAGATTTAAAGCCAAATAGACTTATCTTTGCCAAAAAGGCAATCAAAGAGCTCATCCAAAAAGCAAATAGTAAAATCGCATTAATTGTATTTACCTCAAATCCTCTCATCATCGCTCCTCCAACGTCGGATAAAGCGATACTTTTACAAGCACTAAATAGTATTGATCCCAAAAACATTATGACAAAATCAACCAATATCCAAAAACTGCTCAATTTTGTCTCAAAATTTCAAGGAAATATCGATTTGGTCCTTTTTAGCGATGGAGGAGAAGAGAAGATTTTACATAAACCCAAAAATATCCGTTTGCACTTTGTACAGATTGCGACAAAAGAGGGAGCGCTTATTCCAACAAATGAGGGCTATCTCAAACACAATGGCAAACTAGTTGTCACAAGACTCAATCAAGCTATCAATCAATACGCTGACTTCATCTATCCATACGATAAGTATCTTGATGTTTTAGAAAATATTGAAGCTAAAATAACAAAAACCCAGACCATGGACAAAATTGAACTCTTTTTTATTCCACTTTTTATTGCGACAATTCTGCTATTATATATCTACACTACCCTTTTTGAAAAAATCCGATCATTTATCCCTTTCATGATCATTCTTGCCTTTCCACTGCATGCATCCTTACTGGATGAGTGGAAACTGCAAAAAGGCTATAAAGCTTACTACAATAAAGAGTATAAAAAAAGCTTGAAATATTTTCAAAATCTACCCTATCTTGAAGCAAGATACGCCCAGGCAATGGCTTTGATGAAACTAGGAAAATATAAAGAAGCTATCAATATCTTACAATCTATCAAAACAAAAGATATTGCTCTAAAAGCAAAAATATATAAAAACTTGGGTGTATGCTATGAAAAGATACGAAAATATGACGAGGCTTTACAATATTATGTTTTGGCAGCACAATATAAACCAAATAGTGATCTCATTAAAAAAATAGAAGTGCTGGCTTTGAAAAAGAGACCCAAAAAGCTATTGCTTCCCTTTTCAAAAAAGAAAATAGTAAAAAAAGAGCATGGGAAAAAGGATAAAGGCAAAAGTGCCGGAAGCAGCAATCTGCAAACCGCAGCCCTTGCAAGCTCAAGCCGCGGAGGCAAAAAAACGAAACAAAAAAGCCAAAGTATTACCCAAAAAGGAAGCAGTATGCCCCTTGGCTCAAGACTCTATGATCTGATCAACAAAGGATATATCCATGAAAAACATCCTTGGTAG
- a CDS encoding VWA domain-containing protein codes for MKIAFEHPWFLALLPLMLCFFQCKRENLKIYFAKTELLSRFQIRLTLLPTLTFTLFVLALSTPFLYSSIKLDDRKGRDLVLALDASGSMEETLYDEKSKFEVVKSMAKNFFHRRYDDNIGIVIFGSFAYIAAPLTYDTKALDFLIDYLEPSIAGNNTAIGDGLWQGIEALKADKAKEKVLILITDGHHNSGSISPRQAVERAKKEGIKIYTIGLGDADKNLLKQIATKSGGKFFYAKNEEDLKQIFDELNSLEPSPIRSGSYENKHYLFPYLLFIALFLLGFELYRSFR; via the coding sequence ATGAAGATAGCATTTGAACACCCATGGTTTTTGGCTCTGCTGCCTTTGATGCTCTGCTTTTTTCAGTGCAAAAGAGAAAATCTCAAAATCTATTTTGCAAAAACCGAACTTCTATCACGATTTCAGATTCGATTGACTCTTTTGCCAACGCTCACCTTCACTCTTTTTGTCTTAGCCCTTTCTACACCGTTTCTCTACTCCTCTATCAAACTTGATGACAGAAAAGGAAGGGATCTTGTTTTGGCTCTTGATGCCAGCGGATCGATGGAAGAGACTCTGTATGATGAAAAAAGCAAATTTGAAGTAGTCAAATCGATGGCAAAAAACTTTTTTCATAGACGCTATGATGACAATATCGGCATTGTCATCTTTGGATCCTTTGCCTACATTGCAGCGCCCCTAACCTATGATACAAAAGCCCTCGATTTTTTAATCGATTATCTTGAACCATCGATTGCCGGCAACAATACCGCTATTGGTGATGGACTATGGCAAGGAATTGAGGCTCTCAAAGCAGACAAAGCAAAAGAAAAAGTGCTTATTCTAATAACTGATGGTCACCACAACAGCGGCTCCATCTCACCTCGCCAAGCAGTTGAGAGAGCAAAAAAAGAGGGCATCAAAATCTATACCATTGGCCTAGGAGATGCGGATAAAAACCTTTTAAAGCAGATTGCAACAAAAAGCGGCGGAAAATTTTTCTATGCAAAAAATGAAGAGGATTTAAAACAAATTTTTGATGAGTTAAACAGTCTTGAACCAAGCCCTATTCGAAGTGGAAGTTATGAGAATAAACACTATCTATTTCCATACCTGCTTTTTATTGCTCTTTTTTTGCTGGGATTTGAGCTTTATAGGAGTTTTAGATGA
- a CDS encoding phosphatidylglycerophosphatase A has product MRRFFLTGCYTGTLPKAPGTWGTLFGAIIGAFLLHFLPQSSLFLLVILITIIGIKEINIYEKQTNTHDDPSIVIDEIAGIWLAYSILPSTHLIWLVVAFILFRILDITKPSYIKKLDSMPGGLGVMADDLLAGVLAGLLTGLIYVGAEKLL; this is encoded by the coding sequence ATGCGACGCTTTTTTCTAACAGGATGCTACACGGGAACACTTCCAAAAGCGCCTGGCACATGGGGAACACTTTTTGGAGCAATTATAGGAGCTTTTCTTTTACACTTTCTACCCCAATCAAGCCTGTTTTTACTGGTTATTCTCATTACCATAATTGGGATAAAAGAGATCAATATCTATGAAAAGCAGACCAATACCCACGATGATCCATCTATTGTAATTGATGAGATTGCGGGAATTTGGCTCGCCTACTCCATTTTGCCAAGTACGCATCTTATATGGCTTGTAGTAGCATTTATTCTTTTTAGAATTTTAGATATTACAAAACCATCCTATATCAAAAAGTTAGATAGCATGCCAGGAGGTCTTGGCGTCATGGCGGACGACCTGCTTGCAGGTGTTTTGGCCGGACTTTTAACAGGACTTATCTATGTCGGAGCAGAAAAGCTTTTATGA
- a CDS encoding sulfate adenylyltransferase produces MKSSRKNKSLFIDQEAVSTLAMVQEGLLHPIDKLMNQKEAQEVDTTKEYKGKSFPFSFILAPSGKKNEEILRSLKPGDHVELICNGRQVGSINVEEIFPIDPIERLKNIYGTADISHPGIEATLKRLGNYAVAGDFQIEFEDVKKAKEDIVKRKKELKAKEVSAIMLAAKPLHRAHERLIRSTLEHSDLVVLFLLKPYVNDQFSYDLRYKTVDYFVKNYLPKNRVLIVPLENTYIFAGFNELILDAIVAQNFGCTRLVVGKNHAGLGLYYDKNHLKSVFDNLKGINIDIEMVNEFVYCNKCKTLVSTETCPHGSHHHISYHADSILELLKLGLLPPAVLVRREISAILLSKLFPNRFKNLEKLYADLIPNAGILEKHTEKDFYIQLMKLYQTTSLT; encoded by the coding sequence ATGAAATCTTCAAGAAAAAATAAATCGTTATTTATTGACCAAGAGGCGGTATCGACACTTGCAATGGTGCAAGAGGGGCTTTTGCACCCGATAGACAAGCTGATGAATCAAAAAGAGGCACAAGAAGTTGATACCACAAAAGAGTATAAGGGCAAATCTTTTCCTTTTTCCTTTATTCTTGCACCAAGTGGAAAAAAAAATGAAGAGATCCTTCGTTCACTCAAACCAGGCGATCACGTAGAACTCATCTGTAACGGCCGACAAGTAGGCTCAATCAATGTAGAAGAGATTTTTCCCATCGATCCGATTGAAAGACTCAAAAATATTTACGGTACTGCAGACATTTCCCATCCCGGTATTGAAGCGACGTTGAAACGCCTTGGAAACTATGCAGTTGCCGGCGATTTTCAGATTGAGTTTGAAGATGTCAAAAAAGCAAAAGAGGATATTGTAAAACGTAAAAAGGAGCTCAAAGCGAAAGAGGTGAGCGCCATCATGCTCGCTGCCAAACCTCTTCACAGGGCCCATGAGAGACTGATTCGTTCCACTCTTGAGCATAGTGATTTAGTCGTACTCTTTTTGCTCAAACCCTATGTCAATGATCAATTTTCCTATGACTTACGATACAAAACCGTGGATTATTTTGTCAAAAACTATCTCCCCAAAAATAGAGTTCTCATCGTTCCATTGGAAAATACCTATATTTTTGCAGGATTTAATGAACTCATCCTTGATGCCATCGTAGCACAAAATTTTGGATGCACTCGTCTGGTCGTAGGAAAAAATCATGCCGGATTGGGTCTGTACTATGATAAAAATCATCTCAAAAGTGTTTTTGACAATCTTAAAGGAATCAATATAGATATCGAGATGGTCAATGAATTCGTCTACTGCAACAAATGTAAAACGCTTGTGAGCACAGAAACCTGCCCACATGGCAGTCATCATCATATCTCCTATCATGCTGACTCCATTTTGGAACTTTTGAAACTAGGGCTCCTTCCTCCAGCCGTTTTGGTACGGAGAGAAATCAGTGCGATACTTTTAAGTAAACTATTTCCAAATCGCTTTAAAAATCTTGAAAAACTCTATGCAGACCTTATTCCAAATGCCGGTATTTTGGAAAAACATACTGAAAAAGATTTTTACATCCAACTCATGAAACTCTATCAAACAACCTCTTTGACATAG
- a CDS encoding response regulator yields the protein MKVLIVENEIYLAQSIATKLSEIGFTCETAASIKDALQEQHYDIILLSTNINGQDFYPVIEAYKDKIIILLVSYISQDTVSDPLKAGANDYILKPFMIEELIRKMKHFIEYERLLKENKTYKQYLKNSFKGFSIDNISIKDPLPLFITTNYQRYADAYAFAYAETVDEPFVYYTLNDKGAINQIKSEDPTQLLYITDFQNLKKSEKLQFLEIIANKRAIVSSTEKESEEIPFKQIELKSDNKVFDRNDIMTIDEYVKYIIINYQYKFPDTTISKKLGISRKSLWEKRKKYEIFKKK from the coding sequence ATGAAAGTACTTATCGTAGAGAATGAAATATATCTTGCCCAAAGTATCGCAACAAAACTCTCTGAAATAGGATTTACCTGCGAAACGGCGGCTAGTATCAAAGATGCGTTGCAAGAGCAGCATTATGATATCATCCTTCTATCTACCAACATCAACGGTCAAGATTTTTATCCGGTTATCGAGGCCTATAAAGATAAAATCATTATTCTACTGGTCTCATATATTTCGCAAGACACAGTATCGGACCCTTTGAAAGCAGGCGCAAACGATTACATCCTCAAACCTTTCATGATCGAAGAATTGATACGGAAAATGAAGCATTTTATTGAATATGAGAGACTTCTAAAAGAGAATAAAACATATAAACAATATCTCAAAAACAGTTTCAAGGGTTTTTCTATCGACAATATTTCGATCAAAGACCCATTACCTCTTTTCATAACGACGAATTATCAACGATATGCAGATGCATACGCTTTTGCGTACGCTGAAACGGTAGACGAACCCTTTGTCTATTATACCCTCAACGATAAAGGGGCGATCAATCAAATCAAAAGTGAAGATCCTACACAACTTCTGTATATTACCGATTTTCAAAACCTCAAAAAAAGTGAAAAACTGCAATTTTTGGAGATAATAGCAAATAAGAGGGCAATCGTCTCTTCAACAGAGAAAGAGTCTGAAGAGATACCGTTTAAACAGATTGAACTCAAAAGTGACAATAAGGTGTTTGACAGAAACGATATCATGACAATTGATGAGTATGTCAAATATATCATTATCAACTATCAGTATAAATTTCCCGATACTACTATCTCAAAAAAGTTAGGGATTTCTCGAAAGAGCCTTTGGGAGAAGAGGAAAAAATATGAAATCTTCAAGAAAAAATAA
- a CDS encoding bifunctional 2-C-methyl-D-erythritol 4-phosphate cytidylyltransferase/2-C-methyl-D-erythritol 2,4-cyclodiphosphate synthase yields MSDLTLVLLGAGNSSRFGLNVKKQWLWCGNEPLWLYVTNRFTHSFSFHDVVITAHPKEIPFYKKYCHYTVVEGADTRQRSLLNALEMVQTPYVLVSDIARPCIQKEVVQKMIENRSHAACIVPYIQPADTVVYKNETIDRNEVKLIQTPQLSKTDILRKALTQGKEFTDESSAIASLEEKVLYIPGDRKQHKLTYTEDLKLLPCLQKPSNAKRIGNGFDVHAFCANRKLFLCGIEIPYDKGLAGHSDADVAIHALIDALLGAAGFGDIGELFPDSVDTYKDIDSKKLLFEAVQLLHACGFVIENVDLTIIAQNPKIGPYKAKMQQSLHDLLHIPQHAINLKATTTEHLGFVGRNEGIAAMATATLHYFDWSAI; encoded by the coding sequence TTGTCCGATTTGACGTTGGTGTTACTTGGTGCCGGAAATTCAAGCAGATTTGGTCTTAACGTAAAAAAACAGTGGCTATGGTGCGGTAATGAACCGCTTTGGCTCTATGTTACGAACAGATTCACTCATAGCTTTTCCTTCCACGATGTTGTAATAACCGCTCATCCCAAAGAGATCCCATTTTATAAAAAATATTGTCACTATACTGTCGTTGAAGGAGCCGATACACGGCAACGCTCTTTACTCAATGCCCTTGAAATGGTTCAAACACCTTATGTCCTTGTTTCCGATATCGCGAGGCCCTGTATCCAAAAAGAGGTCGTACAAAAGATGATAGAAAATCGATCTCACGCCGCATGCATAGTACCGTATATCCAACCTGCAGATACAGTGGTGTATAAAAATGAAACAATCGATAGAAACGAAGTCAAACTGATCCAGACGCCACAACTCTCAAAAACAGATATATTACGCAAAGCTCTTACCCAGGGAAAAGAGTTTACCGATGAAAGCAGTGCCATCGCATCTTTGGAAGAGAAGGTTTTATATATCCCCGGAGACAGAAAGCAGCACAAGCTTACCTATACAGAAGACTTGAAACTGTTGCCTTGTTTGCAAAAGCCCTCAAATGCAAAACGTATAGGAAACGGCTTTGATGTGCATGCTTTTTGTGCAAACAGAAAGCTCTTTTTGTGTGGAATAGAAATCCCCTACGATAAAGGTCTTGCTGGCCACTCAGACGCAGATGTGGCCATTCATGCCCTTATCGACGCACTCCTTGGAGCAGCCGGTTTTGGAGATATAGGAGAACTGTTTCCAGATAGTGTTGATACATACAAAGATATCGATTCGAAAAAGCTGCTTTTTGAAGCAGTTCAGCTCCTTCATGCATGCGGATTTGTAATAGAAAATGTCGATCTCACCATCATTGCACAAAATCCAAAAATAGGTCCTTATAAAGCAAAAATGCAACAGAGTCTGCATGATTTATTGCATATTCCTCAGCATGCAATCAATCTTAAAGCCACAACCACCGAACATCTTGGATTTGTTGGAAGAAATGAAGGCATTGCCGCAATGGCAACAGCTACACTACACTATTTTGACTGGAGTGCAATATGA